The following DNA comes from Candidatus Woesearchaeota archaeon.
GGTATGACAAAAGAATTGAGTCAAAGTATTTTGAAAGCTCAAACTTCTTGAGAACCGGTTCAACTGAGAAATTATCTGTATTGGAAACAAGAATCAGTTTGCAGCTTTTCTTCAGTTCCTCAAGAACTTTTATTGTCTCAGGATAGGGCTTTGCAAGAAGCCAGTTCTTGTTCCAGAGCCCGATAAGGATGTTCAGCTGGTATTCTGAGGGCTTTATCTCAAATTCATTGCAAACATCTATGAACGCCTCCTTGAGCTCTGCATACCTTCTGAGCATCATGGTTTTCTCAAGAGCCATGACATAATCTGAGAAATCAATGTCATTAAGGCGCAGGATGTTCCTAACCTGCCTTATGGGAGAGTATGTCCCGTTCTCCACAAGAGTCCCCCAAAAATCGAATATTATCGCCTTAATCAATTTTCCACCCCCTTTAATCATGAGATAATATGATTATTAAACTGGAAGATATAATCTGTTTTATTATTTAAATCTTTATGAACTTTATTTTCTTAAGATTGAAAAGGTCAATCACTGCAATGCCTGAAAAAACACCTTCCTTGTAGAGCGCGCCGGGATTCACAGACGCTGTTTTGCCAATCCATTCAACTGATTTGCCACTCAGCTTTGCTGATTCATGGATGTGCCCGTGAAGGGTCAGATAAGGGCTGTCCTTTTCTATGAACTCCCTTATCGCATAGCTTCCGCAGTGGCTTCCATCGCCGCTTATGTCAAGGGAAGTGTTATTTGGGGGGGAATGCATTACATAAACTGTGCTTTCGGGCTTGCTCATCTTTCTGATTTTTGCAATGTCTTCCTCAATGCTGCCCTCATTTTTTTTCCCTGTTGTGGTGATTGCATTTTCAGAGTCAATTGATATGCAGCCGAGGGGGATTTTCTTATCGCTCCTTTCAAACTTCTCCCAGTCCTTAAGCCTGAACGGGGAAACCGGAACAAAGGAATATCCTATTATTGGGGCTCCTGAAATTTCATTCACCTTGTGCATGGAAAGGAGCCTTAAAACGCCATTTTTTTCAGCATCCTCAAGAATCCTGTAGTTTACCCTCGCATCATCATTGCCCATCATCAGAAAAACTTCCTTTCCCTCCTCTTCCTTAATCTTCCTTATCCCGGGAATCAGGAAATTATTCAGAAAATCAGCCTGCATCTCAACGATAATTTTCAGCGGGTAATTCGTTTTCCACGGCGTTATGTCCCCTCCAAGTATTATTGAGGGTATCTTCTTTTCAATGGAATACCCAAAAATCCGGTTGTATACATCTGTCCTTCCGTGAAGGTCTGTTGCATAAAGAACCTTTCCTTCCAAACCTGTCTCCTCCATTCAGTTTCTTATGCGCTCTCATTAAATAAACTTATCTATAAAGCATCTGATTGCCATAAAATGCCAATTAATGATTATTAATGCCAAAAAGTATTGCTGATAACTGCCTGTTGAATTCGTCTGCCGGATTTCATTAAATTTCAAAACTTTTTTAAAGGGAGGGCTTCTCTCAAACTGGATTGGGCTGGTAGTTAAACCTGGTATAACGCGCCCTTGGCTTGGGTGAGGCTTCGGGTTCAAATCCCGACCAGTCCACTTCTTTTTTACCGTTCCGATTTTTTCCTTGAGCGATATTCAAAAAAAAAATCATCCAACGCAGAAATGCTCTTATTTAAAAGAGAAAGTTTTATAAAGAATATTCCTCTCAAAAACAATGCAGCGATTGTTGCTTTTCGCTGGTGTAATTATTGCGCATGTTCAAAAAAAGAGGTTGATGAGAATGGCTGATGATGAATACGAGCTTATTCCGCACAAAGAGATTTCTGAATTAAGAAAGGAAATACAAAACCTGAAAGAGCAGATTAAGGGCAAGCCTGATTCTAACGGCGCATCAGAAAAAACCCTCTTAGAGGCAATAAACGAGCTTATCGCTGTCTTCAGGGAGGCAACAGAAGAGATAAGGGCTAAACCCGGGACAATAGACAAGTTCTCCATACTTGCTGAGCAGAATGAGAAGATTGCAAGGGGAATTCTTGCGCTAGCAGACATAATGACTGAGCGACTTCCCTCACTAAACAAATATTACGCGGATATAAAAACTTCTGAGCCTGCGCCCCAGCAGAAGGTTGAATTCAGGCATACTGAGCCGGAAAATGAATTTGGGAAAAGGCGCTTCCGAAGCATTCAGGGATTTGACGAAAACCAGCCTTATTGAATAAAGAAGATGGAAAATAAGATAGACCCGGATAAGTTTGAGGCGTTTATACGCGCGCTTGGAAAAGCCTCAGACAGGATTCTCAGAGAAGGAAAAAAGCGCTCAGAAATGAGAATAAAGATGCCCGTCCTAAAAAAAGGGAAAAATGCAGATAAAATTCTCTCATACAAGCTAAGGCAGCGCATAAAGTCTGCAATGAAAAAGCTTAACCTCGTCTTTGACGAAAGGGACAAAAGATATGTTTATGTCCAGCACCAGCTTTACGAACTATCCACAAAGAAAAAAGAGGATGAGAAGAAGATAGAGCCATTCCTCAAAAACCTTGAAAAAGAAATAAATTCATACATTGATTTCAAAAAAGGGAGGGAAAAGCGGATTTCTGAGCTTGAAAAGAAAATAAGCAAAAAACTGGGCAAGCCAAAAAAGGAAGTGAAAAAATCTCCGGCAGGAAGAAAGGACAAGATAATGCTGTTAAAGAAAAGGCTTTCCTCGCTCAAGGCAATGCACAGGAAAATGATGAAGAGAAAAAAAAGCTCCTCTGAAAGGAAGAAGCTGAAGGACATTAATAATATGATAAAGCTGTTTCAGTCAAGGCTTGAATTGATAGAAAAACGAGGCGGATGAGATGGGAGAAATCATAATAAAGAGCAGGGTTAAGGATTTCGCAA
Coding sequences within:
- a CDS encoding metallophosphoesterase translates to MEETGLEGKVLYATDLHGRTDVYNRIFGYSIEKKIPSIILGGDITPWKTNYPLKIIVEMQADFLNNFLIPGIRKIKEEEGKEVFLMMGNDDARVNYRILEDAEKNGVLRLLSMHKVNEISGAPIIGYSFVPVSPFRLKDWEKFERSDKKIPLGCISIDSENAITTTGKKNEGSIEEDIAKIRKMSKPESTVYVMHSPPNNTSLDISGDGSHCGSYAIREFIEKDSPYLTLHGHIHESAKLSGKSVEWIGKTASVNPGALYKEGVFSGIAVIDLFNLKKIKFIKI
- a CDS encoding HAD family hydrolase — protein: MIKAIIFDFWGTLVENGTYSPIRQVRNILRLNDIDFSDYVMALEKTMMLRRYAELKEAFIDVCNEFEIKPSEYQLNILIGLWNKNWLLAKPYPETIKVLEELKKSCKLILVSNTDNFSVEPVLKKFELSKYFDSILLSYQTGFLKTDRRMLENALSDAGISPDEAIVVGDSIESDIMPAQDSGIKAVLVDRKNRRPDFPDRVGSLEELKKFLQTE